A portion of the Paenibacillus hamazuiensis genome contains these proteins:
- a CDS encoding DUF4129 domain-containing protein produces the protein MKRHLAGFVQAILQGSVELLLFFPLLLAAIVYVFPDAGGWKWLATLPFCYTAGYAAGVYLPLTRFYRTLAVALAVGALDAYAVHADSLPVYGAAVAAGALAYRGTRFAVVPWRAYFPASFYLIGMLTYFLASFILRFAETFQPYMPLLTWTGLLALTVTLFATNQATVKQEALSVQKTPSVAGSILWQNRILVSMLLIAMLIVALFDQLRQGVVWLARLAAAAIVALLTLIPASPGDKRDEPAAPPPAGMLEPGQPAAWLKWLETAAMIFTAVALAAGFLLLLYFAARRLPSLVKRFYGWLMKVLHMGERLEAGSGYVDDVESLMNWKELQDGLKKRFAHWRTAWTDKPVKWEELTDNRERVRYLYRALLVRSLSLGYTFKPYLTPKETERDIARSGKMPQSQLEPIVALYEQVRYGGKEAGDREIAEAKARLDRNG, from the coding sequence ATGAAGCGACATCTCGCAGGATTCGTTCAAGCGATTCTCCAGGGAAGCGTGGAGCTGCTGCTGTTTTTTCCGCTGCTGCTGGCCGCCATCGTTTATGTATTTCCTGACGCGGGGGGCTGGAAATGGCTTGCCACGCTGCCTTTTTGCTACACGGCCGGTTATGCGGCCGGGGTTTATTTGCCGCTGACCCGGTTTTACCGAACGCTCGCGGTCGCTCTGGCGGTCGGCGCGCTCGATGCGTACGCGGTCCATGCCGATTCGCTTCCCGTATACGGGGCGGCAGTCGCCGCAGGCGCGCTGGCGTACCGCGGCACGAGATTTGCCGTTGTCCCGTGGCGCGCTTATTTCCCCGCCAGCTTTTATTTGATCGGCATGCTGACATATTTTCTGGCGTCGTTCATTCTTCGCTTTGCGGAAACGTTCCAGCCGTATATGCCGCTGCTGACGTGGACCGGGTTGCTGGCCTTGACGGTCACATTGTTCGCGACAAACCAGGCGACGGTCAAGCAGGAGGCGTTATCGGTGCAGAAAACGCCGTCCGTCGCCGGCTCCATTTTGTGGCAAAACCGCATTCTTGTTTCGATGCTTTTGATCGCGATGCTGATCGTTGCGTTGTTCGATCAGCTGAGACAGGGTGTTGTCTGGCTGGCGAGGCTTGCAGCTGCGGCGATCGTCGCTCTGCTGACCTTGATCCCGGCATCGCCCGGCGACAAGCGGGACGAACCGGCGGCACCGCCGCCTGCCGGCATGTTGGAGCCGGGACAGCCGGCTGCCTGGCTTAAATGGCTGGAAACCGCGGCGATGATTTTTACCGCGGTGGCGCTTGCCGCCGGGTTTCTGCTGCTGCTGTATTTCGCCGCCCGCAGGCTGCCGTCGCTCGTCAAACGGTTTTACGGATGGCTGATGAAGGTGCTTCATATGGGGGAGAGGCTTGAAGCGGGATCAGGTTACGTGGACGACGTCGAGAGCTTGATGAACTGGAAGGAACTCCAGGACGGACTTAAGAAAAGGTTTGCCCACTGGAGGACGGCATGGACGGATAAGCCCGTCAAATGGGAGGAGCTTACAGATAACCGCGAGCGAGTCCGCTACTTGTACCGCGCGCTGCTCGTGCGCAGCTTGTCGCTCGGCTATACGTTCAAGCCTTATTTGACGCCGAAGGAAACGGAGAGGGACATCGCCCGCTCGGGAAAAATGCCGCAGTCTCAGCTGGAGCCGATTGTCGCGCTGTACGAGCAGGTCCGCTACGGCGGCAAAGAAGCGGGGGATCGCGAGATCGCGGAAGCGAAGGCGCGGCTGGACAGGAACGGTTGA
- a CDS encoding AAA family ATPase — MPIANIRELAGRIQSNISEVIVGKEDVIEKLLIAIIASGHILLEDVPGTGKTLLAKAMSKSLDCRFKRIQFTPDLLPSDLSGIHFYNQKLGEFEFRAGPLFTNILLADEINRATPRTQSSLLECMEERQISIDGETRALARPFMVIATQNPVENQGTFPLPEAQLDRFLFKIRMGYPSHEEGLQILKRFREESPLEKIGAVADASDIIAAQNSYAAVGAEDDVLAYLLQIVEKTRSHSDVAMGASPRGSQALLKAAQVHAALRGRDYVTPDDVKSMAKPVLAHRLVMKGSYRTKGDAAEAAIDHILRDVTVPSEPNLLSR; from the coding sequence ATGCCGATAGCCAACATCCGCGAGCTGGCGGGCCGCATTCAGAGCAATATCAGCGAAGTCATTGTCGGGAAAGAAGATGTCATCGAGAAGCTGCTGATCGCCATCATCGCGTCGGGGCATATTTTGCTGGAAGATGTGCCGGGCACGGGAAAAACGCTGCTGGCGAAGGCGATGTCCAAATCGCTCGATTGCCGATTTAAGCGCATACAATTTACTCCCGATCTGCTTCCTTCCGATTTGAGCGGAATTCATTTTTACAATCAAAAGCTGGGCGAATTCGAATTTCGCGCCGGGCCGCTGTTTACGAACATCCTGCTCGCCGACGAAATCAACCGGGCCACGCCGCGCACGCAGTCGAGCCTGCTCGAATGCATGGAGGAGCGGCAGATCAGCATCGACGGGGAAACCCGCGCGCTGGCGCGGCCGTTTATGGTCATAGCGACGCAAAATCCGGTCGAGAACCAGGGAACGTTTCCTCTGCCGGAAGCGCAGCTTGACCGTTTTTTGTTCAAAATCAGGATGGGCTACCCGTCGCATGAAGAAGGGTTGCAAATATTGAAACGGTTCAGGGAGGAAAGCCCTCTGGAGAAGATCGGAGCCGTTGCCGACGCCTCGGATATCATAGCCGCGCAAAACAGCTACGCCGCGGTCGGGGCCGAGGACGACGTGCTCGCCTACCTGCTGCAAATCGTGGAAAAAACGCGCAGCCACAGCGACGTGGCGATGGGCGCCAGCCCGCGCGGCAGCCAGGCGCTGCTGAAGGCGGCGCAGGTGCACGCCGCTTTGCGCGGCCGCGACTATGTGACGCCCGACGATGTGAAAAGCATGGCGAAGCCGGTGCTCGCCCACCGGCTCGTCATGAAAGGCTCCTACCGGACGAAGGGAGACGCCGCCGAAGCCGCGATCGACCATATCCTGCGGGACGTGACGGTCCCGAGCGAGCCGAATTTGCTGTCGCGATAG
- a CDS encoding DUF2264 domain-containing protein, which produces MNPGERDRTYWLDTLSRIAQPVLFHLANRELKLKMPVESNGTEREQFTYLEALGRLLCGIAPWLENGSRDAEEGRLRQRYAELARQAIDAGTDPDSPDYMNFSHGGQPIVDAAFLSHAILRAPTELWEKLDDRVKSNVIAALKATRTRKPGYNNWLLFAAMTETALRLAGADWDPMRVDYAIRQHELWYKGDGVYGDGPEYHADYYNSFVIQPMLVDIIEAVRDLDPAWDGLRESVLRRASRYAVQQERLIGPDGTFPPLGRSLAYRFGAFQHLAQMALQHRLEESLEPAQVRCALTAVMRRMIEAPGTFDENGWLTVGFCGHQPGVGEPYISTGSLYLCAAVFLPLGLPANDPFWQGEAAWTQVKAWRGEPFPIDKALKP; this is translated from the coding sequence ATGAATCCCGGAGAGCGCGACCGCACGTACTGGCTCGATACGTTGAGCCGAATCGCACAACCTGTCCTGTTTCACTTGGCCAATCGGGAGCTTAAGCTGAAAATGCCCGTTGAATCGAACGGTACCGAAAGGGAACAATTCACTTATCTGGAGGCGCTTGGACGCCTGCTCTGCGGGATCGCTCCGTGGCTTGAAAACGGAAGCAGGGATGCCGAGGAAGGTCGCCTGCGCCAGCGTTACGCGGAGCTCGCGCGGCAAGCGATCGACGCGGGCACCGATCCGGATTCGCCCGACTATATGAATTTCTCGCACGGCGGCCAGCCGATCGTTGATGCGGCTTTTTTGTCGCATGCGATTTTGCGGGCGCCGACCGAGCTGTGGGAGAAGCTGGACGATAGAGTCAAGTCGAACGTCATCGCCGCTTTGAAAGCGACGCGCACCCGTAAGCCCGGCTATAACAACTGGCTGCTGTTCGCTGCAATGACCGAAACTGCGCTGCGGCTTGCCGGCGCCGATTGGGACCCGATGCGCGTCGATTATGCGATCCGCCAGCACGAGCTCTGGTACAAAGGCGACGGCGTTTACGGCGACGGACCGGAATACCACGCCGACTATTACAACAGCTTCGTCATCCAGCCGATGCTGGTCGATATCATCGAAGCGGTCCGTGATCTCGATCCCGCCTGGGACGGGCTGCGCGAAAGCGTGCTGCGCCGGGCGAGCCGTTACGCGGTGCAGCAAGAGCGGCTCATCGGACCGGACGGCACGTTTCCGCCGCTCGGCCGCTCGCTCGCCTACCGTTTCGGCGCGTTCCAGCATCTCGCGCAGATGGCGCTGCAGCACCGGCTCGAGGAGTCGCTCGAGCCGGCGCAGGTGCGCTGCGCGCTGACGGCCGTCATGCGGCGCATGATCGAGGCGCCGGGCACGTTCGACGAGAACGGCTGGCTCACCGTCGGCTTCTGCGGCCATCAGCCGGGCGTCGGCGAGCCGTACATCTCGACCGGCAGCCTGTACTTGTGCGCCGCCGTGTTTTTGCCGCTCGGTCTGCCGGCAAACGATCCGTTCTGGCAGGGCGAAGCCGCCTGGACGCAGGTTAAAGCATGGCGCGGCGAGCCGTTCCCGATCGATAAAGCGCTGAAGCCGTAG
- a CDS encoding DUF58 domain-containing protein, which yields MSIHWILFVAVVLVFLQGYFFRKYGQKKLTYERFFSTRSCYAGEEVEMVERIANRKLLPVPWLRLELLIHAGLQFQSQANLNIDSGTLFQNHRSLFSLMPYTQMTRRHKIVCLRRGCYRLSSATLTCGDVLGIYTTSEQIAVDAELLVFPKPAPLEEIGLPSHSWQGDFTVRRWIVDDPFMIAGVREYRFGDPMKGINWKATARSGKLQVHQHDFTADHRVMIYVNVEDHEKMWSQVNDEELIERGISYAAAIAHETIAQGIETGFGTNAYSIDAPKEPVRVEPENGSGQLTYLLETMARLVIARSIPFDAFLEEEAERFVTNADIVVVSAYVSEKMERAIARLRSNGNSVSILYTRESSVEQEGA from the coding sequence ATGAGCATTCATTGGATACTTTTTGTGGCGGTCGTTCTCGTTTTCCTGCAGGGTTATTTCTTCCGCAAATACGGACAGAAAAAGCTGACCTACGAGCGATTTTTCAGCACCCGTTCGTGTTATGCCGGGGAGGAAGTCGAGATGGTGGAGCGCATTGCCAACCGCAAGCTGCTGCCGGTGCCGTGGCTTCGGCTGGAGTTGCTTATCCACGCCGGTCTGCAGTTTCAAAGCCAGGCCAACCTGAACATCGACAGCGGCACGCTGTTTCAAAATCATCGCAGCCTGTTCAGCCTGATGCCTTACACGCAAATGACGCGGCGGCACAAGATCGTCTGCCTGAGAAGAGGCTGCTACCGGCTCAGCTCGGCCACGCTGACGTGCGGCGATGTGCTCGGGATTTACACGACGTCCGAGCAGATTGCCGTCGACGCCGAGCTGCTCGTTTTTCCGAAGCCGGCGCCGCTGGAGGAAATCGGATTGCCGTCCCACAGCTGGCAAGGAGATTTTACCGTGCGCCGCTGGATCGTCGACGATCCGTTTATGATCGCCGGCGTCAGGGAATACCGGTTCGGCGATCCGATGAAAGGGATCAACTGGAAGGCGACGGCGCGCAGCGGCAAGCTGCAGGTGCACCAGCACGATTTTACCGCGGATCATCGGGTGATGATTTATGTGAACGTCGAAGACCACGAGAAAATGTGGAGCCAGGTGAACGACGAGGAGCTGATCGAGCGGGGGATCTCTTATGCGGCCGCAATCGCTCACGAGACGATTGCGCAGGGGATCGAAACCGGCTTCGGGACAAACGCCTATTCGATCGACGCTCCCAAGGAGCCGGTTCGGGTGGAGCCGGAAAACGGCTCCGGGCAGCTCACCTATTTGCTGGAAACGATGGCCCGCCTTGTGATCGCGCGCAGCATCCCGTTCGACGCTTTTTTGGAAGAGGAAGCGGAGCGGTTTGTCACGAATGCGGACATCGTCGTCGTCTCCGCTTATGTCAGCGAAAAAATGGAAAGAGCAATCGCGAGACTGCGGTCGAACGGCAATTCGGTCAGCATCTTGTACACCCGCGAGAGCTCCGTGGAGCAGGAGGGGGCATAA
- a CDS encoding RNA polymerase sigma factor — translation MVAPELIKAAQAGDRDALITLLREIETHVYRTAYYILGNEQDAMDAAQEALIRIYTKINSYEEKAQFKTWVQRIVTNLCIDKFRRSKPTVSIEQHEMTFVSEKSVEDEVISAYIAQDIKEAIGKLPEHHRSVVVLRYLQDFSYNEIAESLDLPLNTVKSYLFRARQQLQTLLHEYQKGSVRG, via the coding sequence GTGGTAGCACCGGAATTAATCAAGGCTGCCCAAGCGGGCGATCGCGACGCTCTAATTACCCTGTTGCGTGAAATTGAAACTCACGTTTACCGGACGGCCTATTATATTCTCGGTAATGAGCAGGATGCCATGGATGCTGCTCAGGAGGCGTTGATCCGCATATATACGAAAATCAATTCCTACGAAGAGAAAGCCCAGTTCAAAACGTGGGTGCAACGGATCGTAACGAACTTGTGTATCGATAAATTTCGCCGTTCTAAGCCTACCGTTTCGATAGAACAACACGAGATGACGTTTGTTTCGGAAAAAAGCGTAGAAGATGAGGTTATCTCGGCGTATATTGCCCAAGATATTAAAGAGGCGATCGGGAAGCTGCCGGAGCATCACCGTTCGGTCGTTGTGCTCAGGTACTTGCAGGATTTTTCCTACAACGAAATTGCCGAATCTCTCGATTTGCCGCTCAATACGGTCAAATCCTACTTGTTCAGAGCGAGACAGCAGCTCCAAACGTTGCTACATGAATATCAGAAAGGTAGTGTGCGAGGATGA